CCGCCGAATTTGAGGACAACCCTTATGAGGAAATTCACCTTTCAACGGCTCGACGTGCTCGAGTCTCTCGGCATCACGCCGCTTACTTTAGTCACAGATGAGCAAATCTGGACTGAACTTTTCACCCCGATGACGAGGGCTCTGCTCGGCGACATTCTGGACTTCACCCGAGGTATCAGAGAGACCGTCGAAGGAGACTTTCCGGGTGACCAGGTCTCGAACTTGAACAACCACCTGCTGTATGGCGGGCAGAGCGGATTCGTCCGCTTTCCCTACCACTCGACGGTGTATCGAACCACCAACGGTGCCTTCGTCGTCAAACGCGATGGTGTCAAGGTCAAGGCCTTCGGCTGGTTTGGCGATTACAAGAACGGCAACGCCGAGCTGATCTTCATGTGCGCCTTGCGTGATCGTCGCTTCGACGGCACGAAACGCGCCAACGACACGGCTCTGCTCGATTTCGAGTTCGACGACCCCACGTACAACAGCCGCCTTGCCATCGATGGAAAGCCCATCGACGCCTCGGCTTGCGAACTCTCCGCTTACTGCTTCATGCCTGGTTCTCGCATCGTCGATGCGACTGGCGACGCCGAATTTGACCAGTTCGTCGAGAAGCCGTTCACCTTCCTGGATCGACCGGAGCTGTTCTTGAAACTGTTCTGGCGCGCCTGGAACACCAAGCGCTCGCCCGGGCAGAATGCGGTGCCGATTCCGGACGTCAGCAAGCTTCTGCTGCCGGCATTTGCTCGCATCGCCAGGAAGCTCGGTTATGACTTCATTCAGAACGCGCCCAGTCACTACCACGTGGCGTTGTGGACGCGGAAGTACGGCTATGACTATGTCGACCCTGCACAGGCGAAGGTCATGGCTGAACTGGCTGCCGGCATCAAGCGCCTCAAAGCAAATGGTGTCAAGCTGACTCGTTCGCAGGAGTCGTGGGTATGTGTCTTGCAAAGTCTTCGCGAGGACCTCATTCCCGAGGAACTCAAAATGCATGGTCCGAAGTGGCCGCAAGACAACATCACTCAGGAAAACCTGTGGATGTACCAGCCTCTGCACGATGGTGCGAAGCAGCTGTTTCCGAAGAAGTAATTCGGCTCAAGCACTTCCATGAGCTGGAGTGAAGGCAAGGTGACGGGCTCTGCCCCGATCCTTGTTTTCATTCATTTTGTTACTAGAGCATATAGCAGGCATTGCATGTGGTGGCTTGGTCGGGAGTGAATTTTGTCGCCTCAAGCAAAGAATTGCGACGTGTATCTTTCCTGATTAAGCGCCGTCATTGTTTGTCCGATGTATTTGCCCGGAATGTCCAGGTGCCGCACATTGGTCGATGCGAACACGATAGAGCGTTGCGCCATGGCTGCACCGTGTCTTCCCACTTGATCGCCACCGCTGTAGTCGGCTACATAGTTGTTTGTCGGCAACCCTCTGGACCTCAGCAGTGACGCGACGAAATTAGCCTGTGCGCGGCTGTTTGATGCAGTTGAGCTGTTGGAGAAGTTATAGAATTGTTTTCGTCCTGCGCTCAGATCGGCTATGTTGTTTTGCAACCATTGATCGAAGCCATGCCTGTCATATAGCGAGTCGAGAAGAGTAATGCTGCGTACTTTGTTGGACAAAGCAGGGTTTCGGTAGATTTCTTTTTCGGTTGGTGAATACCCTGCCGAGTGGGCAATTATGTCTACTCTATCGATGTTTGAAAGGGATGCGCCCTGTAGAGCAGGAGTCTTTTGCAGCGTTTCCTGGACCATAGCGGCAAATTTGTTTTGTTGCCCGAGAGTGCCGGAATTGCCGCTCCTAGACCCCGGATTGGTCTGCCATTCCGGTAACATGAGCACTGTATTTGGTTCCGCGTGTGACATCATCTCTCGGATTTGGTTTTTACTCAAGGCACTGGTGACTGTGCTGCCAAATCCATGGTTGTAAACCGCAAGATGAATCGGTTTCGACGGATCGAAATCGCTTCTGACGTACACCAGCGCATCCGCGCCTGCATGATTGCCGACTCTGTTATCCAGTCGCAGTTCTTTGAAGGTGCCATCGGTGACGGTCTGAGAGCCGCGGTCTGGTCGTCCGATACGACTATCGAATCTTTCGGTGCCGGGTCGATCGAGTGGACCCAGGCTCTGGTCATAAGACCTCGGCTGTTGATAGCGTTGATCCTGGCTCTGGTCATAAGACCTCGGCTGTTGATAGCGTTGATCCTGGCTCTGGTCATAAGACCTCGGCTGTTGATAGCGTTGATCCTGGCTCTGGTCATAAGGTCCTGGCTGTCGATAGCGTGGATCCTGGTAACGAATGGACTCCTGAGTGGGACCACTGTAAGCAACGTCCTGAGTTGCACCTCTGTAAGGAGCCAAATCCTTGTTCTGTCCACGGTAAGGACTTATTTCCTGGTTCGGTCCATATGAAGCTTGATCGGATGCTTGTCCCTGGTTCCAATTTCCGGAATCTCTATAAATCGGCGGTGGAACATAAGGCACCGCATCCGGTCGATAAGTGGGGTCTGGGTATTGCCTTGGCGCAGGTGACGTGAAGTTGTCGCCCGACGGGCTAATGCCATTTTGATTTAATTGCGGCGCTCTTCTAGGCGGATAAGGGTCTCCGAATTGGAGCTGATCGCCTCCTGGTGCAGTTGCGCGCTGCTGAGTACGAAGATGCGCGGCCTCTGTCGTGTGTCTCTCCTGCCCGGAGCCGACCCGATGTTGGGGTGTCGGGGGGTAATGGACCGGCGGTACTTCCAGGCTGTGGCTTTGCGAGTCGGGGTGCTTACCACGCCCGGACACCTGGTGTTCGTTCTTTCGCTCGCTGTGCTCCTTTTGTTCCTTATGCTCTTTCGAATCTTTATGTTCTCTATGGTCCTTTTCGTCCTTGTGGCCTTTTTGACCCTTTTTGTGCTCAAGATGCACCTGATTATGGTCATCGACGCGCAGATGAAGGTTCGGTAGATAACCGTCTTTATGCAGTTTTTGCTCGACTTTGTGCACATCATGACCGAATTTGTCGTGATGAACGACGCCCTGATGCGAGTCTAGCTTCTGAAGCTTATGCAGTTCGTCGTGAATGACAGAGCGAGTTCGTTCGCCATGATGGAGGCGAGCCTCGATCTCGTGAGCGATGCGCGTGGCATTATCGTCGTGTCGTCGGTCTGCAGTCAATGTAGTAATCCTTGTGACATCATCTTATGGAGACAAAGTTACCAGTATGTTACGGGGCTACGCGCTCGGGCGCAGGTTGCCCAGCGGCGTTTCGGTATCCAGTACGTCGAAGTCATGAAACTTTCTCTTTTCGTGGGGTTTGTCAGTCCTTATGGCTGTTTCTTTGCGGATGCTGCCGTCCGTGTGTTGCGTAAAGAAGCCCTTACCTGTATCGACTGTGTAGCTGCCATCAGCATTGTGTTTGGCGATGATCCGCCCTGATGGGTCTTCGACGTTACCGTTCAGCTTGCCTACATTTGGTGGCAGTATGTGCACGGCCATGTTGTTTTTGAAGGTGATTCGCATGCAGTTGCCGATATCAACTGGTTTTCCGCCGTCAGTTGTAGAGATAATGACGCCGTTTCCGTAGTCGACAGTCGTCGTTTGGGCGCCATCTTTTTCGACTGAATGTTTTCGGACAACTCCCGCATCCTGCAGATCACGATTGCTGGCAACTTTTCCGGTGCGTTCTTGGCTCGATGAATCGGCGATTTCCACTGCCGGCAAAATGCCACGCTTCAAGAGCAGGCTATCGCACAAGTCGGGCTGCGTTTGCGGAAAACCTTTGATGTCGGCAAACAGATCAAGAAATTTGTGGTGGCTTGAATGGTGCGCATCTGCTGATTTCATTTCTTCGACGTGATGATGTTTGCTCATTTTTCAATAACTCCACGTTAATGCTGCCCTCTTGAGAGGGGCTCTAGTTGTGCTGTATGCCATGATTTGGTGTGGGTATTTATCTGCCCGATGCTTAGACTTTAGAGAGATGCTGTATCAAAGTTGTTTACGCGGTCTCAGTTGATGCGAACATCTTGGCCCTGTGGGGTGAATGCCCAGGCGACGCCGTTTGATGCATGAAATTCGAGCACGCCCTGATTTACTTTGAAATCACCTTCCCAGACCGTCTTGCTGTCTCTATTGATCCAGGACACTTTTCCGTCTTTCATCTGTCGCTCCCAGTGTCCGAGTCTTCCATCGATCTGGTCGAGTTGCCCCGCACTGTCGTAGTGGAACTTTCTGGCATGACCGTCACCAGCAGGTGCTTCAGTTAGTCGACCATCTTTGTCGAATGAGAATTTGCCTGATGCATCTTTGTAGCTATAGGAGCCGTCATTATTGACTTTTAGATCAGTTACTTCTCTGGAGCCTTTGACTCCCTCTGTGGTGACAGTCCATTTGTCACCGAATTTCATGAAAAAATGACCGTGGTCATCTGAGACCGTGAAGACATCACCTTTCTCATCGAGCTGGCGGCGCATGTGTCCGTGGTTGACGTATACGGCCTTGCTGACTCGTTCGTCCTTCGGTTGTTCATTTAACTGCGCCAGCAGATGGTCGGTGCTGGGAAGTCCACAAATATCCCTGGCGTTTACCGTGTTGGCGCGGAAGACGTCCAGTGATTCTCGGCATGACATGTAATTTTGTAGTAAGTCGGGAGTGCGTGTTGATTGCATTTTGCCATCGTTAATTTCTATCCGACTGCTATTCATTTCACCCATGGATAAATCCTCCGAACGCCGCTTGTGTCTTGATGAAGCGAACCTTACACCTGTTCTGTATACAAGTTGTTTATGTCTCTGTCGGCTCTTGACTGGAAAATATGGAACGGGCTGAAAGCGAGACTAGGTGCCCTCTAGCGCTGCTGTCAGCCGTCCATTTCTGGCGAAACCAATTAAATTTGTGGGTTGGCAAGTCTCGTCAGTCGAGTGCATAACCGATGCAGCAAATCTAACCGGCTTTTGTATCAAAGTTGTTTATGCACTTTCTCGTGGAATCGTGAACCAGAAGGTGCTGCCGCCGCCGTCTGTGGGTCTGACACCGATGGCGCCACCATGCTGCTCGATGATGGCTCGGCAAATCGGCAGGCCCAGTCCCGTGCCTTTCACTTTTGTCTTTTGACCGCTGGCAGGTACCTGTTCGTATTTCTCAAAAACCTTTTTTTCGTATCCTTCAGGAATGCCTGCACCATGGTCGATGACCTGAACCTCTGTGAATTCAGGACTCTGTGCCACCTTGATTTCGACTGCGGTGCCTTTCGGTGAGAACTTGATTGCGTTTGACAGGAGATTTACTAATACCTGGATTAGTCTGTCCGAGTCTGCAAGAACCTTGACGGCTGATATCTCTGTGGCTTTCAAAGTAACTTCGTGATCTTCAGCAAAGCCACGCACCGCCTCGATTGAATTCTCTACCACATCGGTAATTTTTACGTCCGCGTAGGTTATGCTCAGCTTGCCTGCTTCTAGCTTTTCCATATCGAGCAGATCGTTGATTAACATGATCAATCGAGAAGCGCTTGATTCTGCGCTCCGGACTCTTTTTTCGCCGCTTTCATTCAATTTGCCGTACAGTCCGTGTGAAATGAGAGTCAACGTTGCTTGCAGAGATGTTAGCGGCGTGCGCAGCTCGTGGCTTATCACGGCGAGGAACTCTTGTTTCAACTGCTCCAGTCTCTTTCTGTCTGAAATGTCGTGTGCAACACAGAAGAGAGTTTGTTCAGATTGATTCCAGCGTATTGACCAGAGCATGTGAGCTCGCTGTTCAGCGGGACCGACGACTAGATTTTCGATAATGATTGGTCCGGACGCCTCTTTGATTTGTGCAATCGTGTCGCGGAATTTTTGAACGTCTTCGCGGGCGATGATGTCTGCATAATGGCGTCCGATCAGGTCATCGGCTGCATACCCCCAGACTGTTAATGAAGCTGGATTGACGGCTCTAAATCTTCCATCTGAGCCGATCGAGCAAATTACATCAACGGCATTGTCCAGAATAGCGCGTTCTTTTCGCATCGCTTCGGCGAGATTGTCAGCCATGGCATGAAAAGCTTGATCCAATTTGCCCATTTCATCGTCGCCTTCCAGCGTGGCGAGCAGAGGTTGGTTCGAAGCAAGCAAAATTGTGTTTTGCATTAACTTTGTCATTCTGCTTGTTGTATTGCGCATAAAGAAGACCAGTAGTGCTCCTACGACGACAGCAGCAATCGCACCGGAGAGCAGAAACCACCTGATTCGGTTGATGCTTTGGGCTTGTTCTGCTTCAGTAACGGCATTTTTTGATGTTTCGCCGGCAACAAAATCGTGATGTTTATTTGTAAAATCGATGCCCGCCTTGTTGAACTCCTTATAGATAGCCGTTCCTTCGATAGCGCTGATATTTTCGTCGGCCTTCAATCGCCGTGCAAAATCTTTTAAAAGCGTTATCCCTTTTTCTGCTGAGTTTTGAACCAGTTCAAGAGAGGCCAGTTCATCGCGATCGTCTTTCAGCAGTTCTTTCAAGTCACGGAAATTTTCCTCACTATGTTCTAGATGTTGCTCAAATCGGCGCCTTGAGCCTTCGCTCTTTGTGTATTTAAAGAAAAGCAGTTGCGAACCGGCGTCGTAATAGTCTTTCAGCAGGGCATCCGCTTTTGAGATGATTGTTTTGGAGCGGTCGACTTCATGCGTTTTCTGTTCAGCTTGTATGAGCAGAATTGTCAATGAGCTCAAATAGAAAAGCATCAGCGCTATCGGCACGCCAACCAGGATCAGCCCCTGGTGCCAAAGCTTTAAATTGATCCGCATGACATGCTCCGCATTCCCGTCTTCATATGGTACTTGCTAATATGGCAGTCGATGGATCTGAAGAGACGCTTGTCTAATGGCAAAAATACTGATCGTTGAAGACGATAAACAACTCTCCGAGTTGATTGTTGACTGGTTGACCGGTGAAAAGTACACCCCTGAGCCGGTTTACGATGGCGACGAAGGATTGGAGCGTCTGAAATTTTACAAATATGATGCGATAGTTCTTGACTGGGAATTGCCTGGTATTTCTGGTCCGGAAATTTGCAATCAGTTTCGCAAAGGCGGCGGGCAAACGCCAATTCTCATGCTTACCGGTAAAAAGGAGATTGAGGATAAAACCACCGGTCTTGATGCGGGCGCTGATGATTATCTGACCAAGCCGTTTCATATGCAGGAATTGTCCGCGCGCTTGCGCGCATTGTTAAGGCGCGGCTCTGTTGATGTGAGTCGTACCGTTCTTACAGCTGGTCATGTTTCGCTTGATCCAGTGAGCAGGAAAGTTACCTCGCAAGGCAACGAAATCACTCTGCAACCACGCGAATATGCGCTGCTTGAATTTTTACTCAGACACCCAAATCAGCCGTTCAGTGCCGAGGCTATTATGGACCGAGTCTGGTCCTCCGAGTCCGATGCATCGCCGGATACTGTGCGTTTGCAAATCATGAGATTGCGGCACAAAATCGACATCGAAGGTAAGGAGTCGATGGTGCGCACAATCCACCGCGTCGGTTATATGTTGGTGCCGGGGTCTTGATTGAGAACCAGACAGGTGCTCTTCCTTCAGCCCTTGTTCAGTTCTTCGGTGACCAATCGGCGCACCAGGTTTCCATCTGCTACGCCTTTCATCTGAGGCATGATCAATTTCATAATTCCGCCTGGATTCCGCTCTTGTGGCTGCGCTTCAGCGATTACCTTGCGCACTGCTTCCAGCACATCTGCTTCGGATTTCTGGGCGGGAAGATAGGTCATCAAAATATCCCGCTCTTTGACTTCCTTTTCCATCAGCTCTGTGCGCCCGGCTTTGGTGTATTCGGCGATGGAATCATTTCGCTGTTTGACTTGCTTTTGAATGACAGCCAGCTCTTCTTCGTCGGTCAGTTCTTCTTTGCCGACTTCGGTACGCTTGTATGTGAAAGCTGACAGAGTGGCTCTTATGGTGTCCACTCGCACCTGGTCTCGTGCTTTCATTGCTTCTTTCAACTCTGCCGAAAGCTGCTCTTTGAATTTCATCTCTGTTCCTTTTTTCCTTTTCTCTTTCAGTTCTTTGTCTTTGGATCAGTCCATTGTATACCCTGCTAATCCGTCTCCAGATACGTCAGCGCTGCGCTTGTCAGGAGAGCAGCGCCGATGGGCAGGCAGTCTTCATCTATATCAAAATTTGGAGTATGTATCTTCCTTCTGTCGCCGGCGATTTCAGCACCCAGAAAGAAATAGCAGGAAGGTATCGCTGCTGAGAAAAAGCCGAAGTCATCGGCGCCCATTTGCAACTGTGCAGGCTTGACATTATTCTCACCGATCAACTTGGCAGCGCAGTCTTTCACCAGGTTCGTGATGGCCGGGTCGTTGATCACGGGCGGATTATCTTGAACGTAATTCAATGAATAACTGCCACCGAGTATAGTGGCAATCTCGCAGGCTTGACTCAGTTCGTATTTCAATTTCTCGTGTAAAGATGCGTCGAAATACCGGGCTGTACCGGTCAAAGTAACTTCTTCGGCGATAATGTTGTGGCGATAAGTTGTGCTTTTAATACCGCCCAGTGACATCACCGCAGGGTCGAGAGCAGACTTTTTTCGCGAAATAATGGTTTGAATTGCCTGGACAACTTGAGCTGATAAGACTATGGCGTCTATGCCATCTTGCGGGTAGGCACCGTGACTTTGACTGCCGCGAACGCGAATATCGAATGAATCGCACGCTGCTAGAAACTGACCCTCTTTTATCGATATTTCACCCATGGGAACATCTGGAAAAACGTGCAGAGCAAGCATTGCCTGGGCTCCTGCAAGTGCGTTTTCAGCGATCATCATCGCCGCACCTGACTTGCCCTCGTCATTGACCATCTCTTCTGCGGGTTGGAAAAGAAACCTGACCCGACCATTCTTGAAGGCACCCGACTGAAACGCCGATGCCACAAGGGAGGCAGCGCCGAGAGCGCAAGCCACATGAGCATCGTGACCGCAGGCATGCATCACTCCTTGATTTTGGGAGCCATACTCCAGTCCCGGCGTCTCTTCGATTGGAAGAGCATCTAAATCGGCTCGAATGATGATTGTCTTGTCGTTGCCGCTATCGCTGCCGATGTCCGCGATCAGTCCTGTACCGGCAATTCCTCGCGTAACTTTGAAGCTCAGTTTTGCTAAAGTGTCGCCGACAAGGGTGCTGGTCTGCTTTTCGCAAAAGCTCAGCTCGGGGTTGGAATGTATGGCACGTCGCCATCCGACTATGGTTGATTTGGCTAAACGGGCTTGCTGCAACAGATCTTGTTGGAAGGCGGCTTCAGTTGTTTTCAAAGTCTAATCCGTCAGGCGGTGGCAAGGGAATCGATAGGGATGCGCAAAAGTTCAGAGATGAACAGTTTTGCTTTATTGTAAATCCCTTCGCAGTGACTTTCTCGTGGACCCTCAACATTAAGAACACGAATGTTGTTATCGATAATCCAATCTACGATTTCATCGAAATTGGTATTGGGTTCGTTCAGGTCAACGAGCAAAAAGGGTTTATGGTAGTAATCACAGCAACTTTTTGTCTGATACGCACCGCCGATAATGGTTCCCCAGGCGATTACGAGGGTGCCGTCTGAATCTCTGGCGTTCCACTCGGTACGCTGGTCGTACTCGGCTACGAAGGTCTCGGTTAACGGATAAATTGCCGGAATAACGCCATCTTCGGCTTTTCGTGTTTTGGGACACCAGCCGCCGATATTCACGCCTGCCTCGATGGCTGCGTCAAGGGCCGCTCTTTCCACGCCTGTTTGTCCGCCTGCAATTAGTCGAGTGATCACGTCACTGCCTCACAAATTTCGGATTCTGACAGTTTACAAGTAATCCGTCTGGAGTAATGACCCTGTTGCTCGCTGTTTTGTTTCATGCAGTTGGATGTCGGTGGAACTGTAGAGCTGTAAGCCGGTTACTACTAGAGTATATAATATAAATTCTCAAAAATTTGAAAAGAGTGGAACTGGTACTGGAAGTGGTGTCTTCAGTGCCTTCTGAAAAGAGATGGAGATGCGGGGAGTTTTCCTCGCATCTCGCTTTTGGTGAGCCGAGATCATCGCTTGCCTTCGAGATCCTCGTAGCGAATGATGGCGACGACGAAGGCAAAGAATACGATCGCGCTGATGATGATGCCGCCGATCAAAGATGCCAGCATCGTCCAACCGAAGTACGCCGCGGCAATGCAGCTCAGAATCGCCCAGCCGCTTGTCGTATTGACGATGGTGCGGTTGTGGCGGTTGAAGAGACCGTAAATCAGTGCGGCAGCGGCGACCACTCCGAACATGTTCGCCAGAATGATTGGCATCAACCCATTCTTGCTGAGACAAGCGACGAGAATCGCGTCTGTCTGCAGAAAGCCAAGAAGGCAAGCGATGATGGTGACGATGCCGAAGAAGTTTTTCTGTGCCATTGAACCATCCCTGGTTAGGCGCTGAGTCTGGAGTACGGTCAACACACGAGCCGGGCGACTGACAAAATCTGTCGCCCGGCTGCGTGGGCCAGGATCAGAGCCCGTCGATGTGACGGCCGCGCTGATTCTCGGGGCTGTCCGGGTCGGACGAGCTGCGGCGATCGTCGGCTTCGCGGGGCTTGTTCCGCTCCTCGATCCAGCCTTGCAGGTCGTAGAAGACGAAGCTGAGGAAGAACCACAGCACGAATCCGACCAGCACAGATTGACCAGCGACAGCGACGACGTCACCGCCCTTGAAGGCAGTCGACAACACGCTGAAGCCGAAGTAGAAACACATGATCCAGAAGGTGAAGAGACCTCCGTAGACCACAGATTGACCAAAGCGTCCCATGATGTACCTCACAACATCGCTGCGCGATGTGTTTACACTGCCGGCGTTCCCATCTAGGCGAGCAGGATACTGACCGAATGCATCACTGTTCTGCCAAACCTGGCGGAACAATGGGCGGAAGTAGTGATGCGTTCAGTTTTTTGGTGTTCTTAAAGCTTTAGTGGACGAAGGAAAGATGTCTGCATCGTAAGCGTGCCGGCACCCAAGTGCAAGAGGGCACGGGCGCAGCTCTTGTAAACGTTGTTAACTGTTGACGGGGCGTACGCCAGGCACGTGAGGCGGAAACACCTCTAGCGCACTGTTGCGGGGCAGGTGTTCATGACGGGTCGCTTTACAATCCGCCGTGCCTGAGGCGCTACAGATCTAGCGCGGCTACGTCATTGCTGAGGTCGGGTGCGACATGAGGTTAGCGGTTCGGGGGCGCGTCGGAACTGTCAGTCAGCAGTGAAGCAGGGGATGGCTTTGTGGTCGGTTTAATTACCGGCCAGTCCTGGGCGTTGGCTCGATACCGACCGCCTGGGGATTGCTTACTGACCGGTCGCCCTGCGGGTGGGCTCATTCACCGCACAGCCCGGGGGGGCGCCACGGTTTTCCATGTTCAGAGAGTGCTCGGCATCAGATCCATACCAGATACTACTCGTGGTGGCGATATGCAATAGATATACCTGCCTGGTGACTCCGAATTTAGTGGCATCAATTTTTTTGCTTTTCAAGATCTAGGGAAATGGCCATGCACCACCTGTGGTTAATACCTCCTGAAAGTGTCATTAGTAGCTGCTTCAGGTGCAGTGTCTTATTTTATCGGTATATGGCTGGTACTATATGAGCCATCAACAAGATGGTATCGCCGGTGAAGATTTTTACTCATGGCGAATATATTGTGTTATCCTTCGGGATGTGTTGGAGGCGTCACTAGAAGGAGCATTTATGAGAAGAGCACCTCTTAACGCTATCGTCGCGGGTGTTCTGTCAATCGGACTTTTGTTGCCCGCCGTAGCTCAGACTTATAACGGCCAAAAGTTGGAAGGTCATGTGACCTACGTTCCGATTGGTACAACGCTTGATGCGTGTTTGACCAGTCCAATTGATAGTTCTATTGCGAAGCCAGGCGATTTATTCAACGCCAGGTTGAATGCCCCTCTGTATTTAGGCAGCGATTTAGTGTTGCCGCCGAATACGGCTTTGGAAGGCTCAGTTACCTCTGCTGATAAAAGTGGTCTGGCAGGAAGTAACGGTAAATTGACGATGCGGTTGACTGCTGCTATGACACCAGACGGCATTCGTTATCCTCTCTCTGCCCTGATCACGGCAAGTCAGCCCAGTGCTGATGTTGTGCATGAAGATAAGCAAGGCAATTTGAAAGGAAGAACGACTGGTTCAACAGTTAAGTCCGGAGTTCTGCGAACAGCTGTTTGGACGGGTGCAGGCACACTTCTTGGTGTTTGCTTCGCTCCAATCGTAGGTGGCGCAGTTGGTGCCGGTGCGATTGCTGGTGTCGCTACTGGTGGCGCCGTCGGTCTCGGCAGCAACCTCTGGCGAAAAGGTAAGGATGTAAAAATCCCAAGTGGAACTCGCATTCAGTTTGCTCTAGATCAACCGATGGCAGTGTCGGCAGGTTTAGCAGCTACTCCGCAAACGTTGCACTAACTGAGCGGGGAAGTTCGGAATCTCTCGGAGGCTCGGCACTGGTTGCCGGGCCCTTTCGTCATGACATCGAGGCGCCCGAATGGACACTCGTGGCGCCATGGGCGTAGGGGGCTGGATTAAATGTGCCTGGGTCCGTGGTATATCCACCATGGTGGTACTTCCCAGGGCGTCGGAATTTCGCTATGTTGTCATGACATGGCTTAGACCCGATTTTTAAAACCAGGCGGCATCTCTTGAGTTTCGACAAGTCTAATTTTCTGCTCAAGGGTGAAAGCGCATCGGGCTCCCAGTCTGCCCAGAACAGGCTGCAGGATGAGGCTACAGAACACACGATCGCTGGTTCGTTGATAGGCGCGGTTCGCGATGTCATCCCAGGCTTGCACGGAACCGCTCAGAGTAATGACCAGATCGCTCATATCGCGGCAGATACTGTTGCTTCGTTGCCGATGGTCAAGACAGTCACGGGTGGCGCTATCCGAGCCGTAATGCTCATAGACCCGACAAAGAGTGCTGAGTCCAATGCCGCTTACTTTAGCTTGAACTTTGTCGAAGGCGCCGCTCTCAACAAAGTGTCAAAGATGGCGATGCCTGACAGCGGCTTTTCACAGCTCCTGTCCTCAAAGCTGGGAACCGGCTTGACCTCGGAAGCCGCCACGCACTTGACGGTTGGTTTGGGTTTCGGTGCGATCAGGACCGGCTTTAATCCCGATTCCTGGAAGG
This Candidatus Melainabacteria bacterium DNA region includes the following protein-coding sequences:
- a CDS encoding PAS domain S-box protein, with the protein product MRINLKLWHQGLILVGVPIALMLFYLSSLTILLIQAEQKTHEVDRSKTIISKADALLKDYYDAGSQLLFFKYTKSEGSRRRFEQHLEHSEENFRDLKELLKDDRDELASLELVQNSAEKGITLLKDFARRLKADENISAIEGTAIYKEFNKAGIDFTNKHHDFVAGETSKNAVTEAEQAQSINRIRWFLLSGAIAAVVVGALLVFFMRNTTSRMTKLMQNTILLASNQPLLATLEGDDEMGKLDQAFHAMADNLAEAMRKERAILDNAVDVICSIGSDGRFRAVNPASLTVWGYAADDLIGRHYADIIAREDVQKFRDTIAQIKEASGPIIIENLVVGPAEQRAHMLWSIRWNQSEQTLFCVAHDISDRKRLEQLKQEFLAVISHELRTPLTSLQATLTLISHGLYGKLNESGEKRVRSAESSASRLIMLINDLLDMEKLEAGKLSITYADVKITDVVENSIEAVRGFAEDHEVTLKATEISAVKVLADSDRLIQVLVNLLSNAIKFSPKGTAVEIKVAQSPEFTEVQVIDHGAGIPEGYEKKVFEKYEQVPASGQKTKVKGTGLGLPICRAIIEQHGGAIGVRPTDGGGSTFWFTIPRESA
- a CDS encoding amidohydrolase — encoded protein: MKTTEAAFQQDLLQQARLAKSTIVGWRRAIHSNPELSFCEKQTSTLVGDTLAKLSFKVTRGIAGTGLIADIGSDSGNDKTIIIRADLDALPIEETPGLEYGSQNQGVMHACGHDAHVACALGAASLVASAFQSGAFKNGRVRFLFQPAEEMVNDEGKSGAAMMIAENALAGAQAMLALHVFPDVPMGEISIKEGQFLAACDSFDIRVRGSQSHGAYPQDGIDAIVLSAQVVQAIQTIISRKKSALDPAVMSLGGIKSTTYRHNIIAEEVTLTGTARYFDASLHEKLKYELSQACEIATILGGSYSLNYVQDNPPVINDPAITNLVKDCAAKLIGENNVKPAQLQMGADDFGFFSAAIPSCYFFLGAEIAGDRRKIHTPNFDIDEDCLPIGAALLTSAALTYLETD
- a CDS encoding GatB/YqeY domain-containing protein — its product is MKFKEQLSAELKEAMKARDQVRVDTIRATLSAFTYKRTEVGKEELTDEEELAVIQKQVKQRNDSIAEYTKAGRTELMEKEVKERDILMTYLPAQKSEADVLEAVRKVIAEAQPQERNPGGIMKLIMPQMKGVADGNLVRRLVTEELNKG
- a CDS encoding molybdenum cofactor carrier — translated: MITRLIAGGQTGVERAALDAAIEAGVNIGGWCPKTRKAEDGVIPAIYPLTETFVAEYDQRTEWNARDSDGTLVIAWGTIIGGAYQTKSCCDYYHKPFLLVDLNEPNTNFDEIVDWIIDNNIRVLNVEGPRESHCEGIYNKAKLFISELLRIPIDSLATA
- a CDS encoding response regulator transcription factor, with the protein product MAKILIVEDDKQLSELIVDWLTGEKYTPEPVYDGDEGLERLKFYKYDAIVLDWELPGISGPEICNQFRKGGGQTPILMLTGKKEIEDKTTGLDAGADDYLTKPFHMQELSARLRALLRRGSVDVSRTVLTAGHVSLDPVSRKVTSQGNEITLQPREYALLEFLLRHPNQPFSAEAIMDRVWSSESDASPDTVRLQIMRLRHKIDIEGKESMVRTIHRVGYMLVPGS